The Ignavibacteriota bacterium genome segment GAGACAGCGCAAGGCACCCAGCAGATCGCCAGGGCGGCAGAGGACCTGAACCGGCTGACGGACAATTTGCAGCGGCTCGTCGGCGAGTTCAAGGTCGGTCAGGATCGTGAGGTCGGGCCTTCAGGCGGACCTCACTCCGGCGTGGCGGTCAGGGACAATGGTTCGCTGGTGGAAGCGTGATGCGGTGAGGGGAGAAGAGAGAGTTGGAAAGCGCAGGGACGGGAGGGCACGGGCAGGCCCAGGCGGATACCTGCTCTCGTACTTGTGGCACTGTGACATATCATAGGGGAGTACGGGTACTATGTCAATTTCGAAACGCATCAGCCTGATCGTGGCCGCGGTACTGACCGTGGTCCTCCTTGCGATGTTCATCGTCCTCCGGATGACACAGGAGGCGAACATGATGGCCAAGGCACGAGACTCCGTCCATCAGTCCGGAGAGGTTCTGGTGCGGTCGATCACGTCCGCGATGGGCCAGGGCGTCACCGAGGTCAAGCCCCTTCTGGACAAGATGGAAGGCGTCGAGGATCTCCGCGAACTGCGGGTCCTCCCCGCGGAAGTGATCAAACAGGGCGGGGAAGCCGCCATGGATTCGATCGAGCGCATGGTCATGCGCACCCAGAAGGGGTTCGTGCGCGAAGAGGATTTCAAGGGGGAGCCGATCATCCGCTCGGTCGAGCCGATGCTCTCGGACGAGGGGTGTGAGGCCTGCCACGATACCAAAGCGGGCACACCGCTGGCGACGATCAGCATGCGCATCTCGATGGCGAAGCACCATGCGGCCATCAGCAGCGAACGATGGCTCGTCGTGTTCACCGCGGTTCCCACCATCCTGCTCACGTTCTTTGTGGTCACGTTCATGGTGAAACGCCAGGTCGTGAAAGACCTGGCACTGGGTGTTGGGGACCTCAGACAGCTCGCCCTCGGGGATCTTTCGACGAACCGCGAAGTGACGCGGAAGGACGAGATCGGTCAGCTCAGCCAGTCGATCCAGGACCTGCAGGCCAGCCTTCGCGGCAAAACTGAATCGGCGAAGGCCATCGCCAAAGGAGATCTTTCGACAGAAGTACCCATCGCGTCTGACGCGGATGTCCTCGGCCAGGCACTCGGGGAGGCGTGTACCGCGCTCCGCGGGCTGGTCGCCGAAGCGGGAATGCTGTCCCATGCTGCGGTGGACGGCAAACTTGCCACGCGCGGCAACGCAGAGAAGTTCCAGGGTGGGTACCGCGAGATCGTGCAGGGAGTGAACGATACCCTGGATGCCGTCATCGGGCCGTTGAACGTTGCGGCGGAGTATGTGGACCGGATCTCCAAGGGCGATATCCCGGCGAAGATCACCGATAGCTACAACGGCGATTTCAATGAGATAAAGAACAATCTGAATCAGGCGATCGAGGCGGTGAACGCATTGGTGGCCGATGCCGATCTGCTATCGAAAGCAGCGGTGGAGGGTAAACTCGCGACCCGTGCGGACGCCACGAAACATGGCGGCGACTTCCGGAAGATCGTCCAGGGCGTGAATGATACGCTGGACGCAGTGATCGGGCCGCTGAATGTGGCGGCGGAATACGTGGACCGTATCTCCAAGGGCGACATCCCGGCGAAGATCACGGACAATTACAACGGCGATTTCAATGAGATAAAGAGCAACCTGAACCAGGCGATCGACGCGGTCAATATCCTCGTCGCGGATGCCAACATGCTGTCGCAGGCAGCGGTGCTGGGAAAGCTCGCGACACGGGCGGACGCCTCAAAGCACCAGGGCGATTTCCGGAAGATCGTGCAGGGCGTCAACGACACGCTCGATGCCGTCATCGGGCCACTGAATGTTGCCGCGACGTATGTGGATCGCATCTCCAAGGGGGACATCCCGGCGGTGATCACGGAGAGCTACAACGGCGACTTCAATGAGCTGAAGAACAATCTGAACCAGGCGATCGGGGCGGTGAACGCGCTCGTTGCCGATGCCCGGATGCTCGCGCAGGCCGCGGTGGACGGTCGGCTTGCCACCCGGGCGGATGCATCCAAGCATCAGGGTGACTTCCGGAAGATCGTGCAGGGCGTGAACGATACCCTGGATGCGGTGATCCGTCCCGTGCAGGAAGGATCGAGCACGCTGGCGGTGATGGCTACCGGCGACCTGACGGCCCGGATGCTGGGTGACTACCAGGGTGACCTGCGGCTCATCAAAGAAAGCATCAATAAGGTCGGCGGGTCGCTCGAGGAAGCCCTCCGTAAGGTGAGTGAGGCCGTCAGTGCGACGGCCAGCGCGTCGAGCCAGATCAGCTCCAGCACGGAGCAAATGGCGGCCGGGGCACAGGAACAGACCAGCCAGGCAGGAGAGGTGGCCACGGCGGTCGAGGAAATGACCAACACCATCCTGGAGAATTCCAAGAACGCAAGGATCGCGGCAGACACGGCGAAGCAGGCACGCGTCAGTGCCGAAGCGGGCGGCAAGGTCGTGGGTGAGACGGTGGAAGGGATGCGGCGCATCGCCGGTGTGGTGAACAGAAGCGCCCAGACCGTCAAGGAGCTCGGCCGGTCGTCGGACCAGATCGGCGAGATCATCGGCGTCATCGACGATATAGCGGACCAGACGAATCTGCTGGCACTCAATGCAGCCATCGAGGCGGCGCGTGCCGGAGAACAGGGGCGTGGATTCGCTGTGGTGGCGGACGAGGTGAGGAAGCTTGCCGAGCGGACAACGAAAGCGACCAAGGAGATCGCCGGGATGATCAAGAAGATCCAGGCGGACACCATCGGTGCGGTCCAGTCGATGGAGGAGGGGACCAGCGAGGTGGAGCGCGGCATCCAGATGGCCGACAGGGCGGGTGTGAGCCTGAAGGAGATCGTCGGAGTGAGCCAGAAGGTGACGGATATGGTCACCCGGATCGCCGCCGCGAGCGAGCAGCAATCGAGCGCCAGCGAAGAGATCTCCAAGAATGTTGAAGCCATCAGCAAGGTGACAAGCGAGACGGCGCAGGGCACGCAGCAGATCGCCCACGCGGCGGAGGATCTGAACCGGTTGACGGACAACCTCCAGAACCTCATCGGTGGATTCAAGGTGGGAAGCGGGCATGGCGATGATCCGTCGCGCGGGCAACATTCGGGGGTCGCGGTTCGCGAGAATGGATCGTTGGTGGCAGGGTAGGAAGACAGGGTGAGATGCAGGGTGCAGTGCACAGTGAGCGCAGAGCGTGGTGCGCGGTAGGTGGTGGTTGATGTGACGCGCCGCCCCTCCTTGGGTGGAAGGGGCGGCACAAATGAACGGCGCGTGTGAGATGGCCTCACACGCGCCGTGCTGTATTCCATCATGCCCCGGATCCCCGGAACAGGGGTTCATGCCCCGACAAGCGTCCCACACGTCCGACCCCATCCCTTGCATTCCCGGGCGGTGGTTCTGCCGGGAAGCACAGCGATGACAGCGATCAGCAGAAGGCGTCCGGCCAGGAGCATGAAGGTATCGAGACCGGCTTAGTGATCACGCTTCACTTTCTCTGCAGTCGGGGGTGTGGATCCCTGAGCGGGTCCATGTGCCGCGCGGGACGCGCCTGTGTGGGACTCCGCTACAGTTCCTTCGTGGAAGCTCACACCGCCGGTTGTGAGGCTGTAGGTGGCCCCGAGGATCCGGAGGTGGCCTTCTTCCACCATCGACTTCAGCAACGCACTCTGCGCGGTGACCTGTGCCACCTGATAGCGTACGTTCTCCTGGATGCAGACACTGTCGAGCTTCACGCCCTTCAGATGCATTCCCTTCACCTTCTGCACCGGCGGAGAGATGCGGTGAAGGATCTGCCCGATGTTCGGGGGACGTCACCCCCCTTGATCGTAGCGTTCACTGCGCCGCATGCTTCATGTCCGAGGACGATAAGCAGGCCGGCATGCAGATGTTCAGCGGCATATTCGATGCTGCCGAGCACCACGGAATCCACGACATTGCCGGCGTCACGCACCACGAACAGTTGGCCGAGTGATTCATCGAAGAGAAGCTCGGGTGGGACGCGCGAATCGGAGCAGGTGAGAATGATCGCATAGGGGTGCTGCCCCGCGGTCAATGCCGGGCGCTCATGGACGAAATCTCTTGCGGCGGTCCTCCCCTCTACGAATCGGCGGTTGCCGTTGAGAAGTCGAGCGACCGGATCCTTGCTCGCCGCGGGTTCTGCGGCACCATTCGCTGTGGATGCCGCCCCCCCTGCGCTGAACCCAGGAGTTCCCGCACCGTCCGGGCGCGACTCGTTTGCGGGGGTCTTGTGAGCCCGTTCTTCGTCCGCGAGCATCTTCGTCAGGCGTCCTTCCATGCGCTGGACGATCTCCATCACTTTCCGGTAGTCCTGCGTGAATGCCACAGTGTGCACTGCGGCGACAGCGAGGAGTACTGCAAGTCCGAGGCGATACATCACGGTGTGTCCTCCCAATTGTGCGCCCCCCCCGTCCCCGGCCTCATATCTGAGGAGGCCGCTGACCGGTGAGCCGGTATTCTGGAGCGACTCATAGGTCAAGTTGCATGCCAACTGTGGAACAGGTGTGGAATCATTGAAAACTCGAATGCGTAGTGAATTCAAACAGATCCGGGATGACATGGGAGCCGGCAGGTAACAGGGGAGGGCATGTGGCCATATTTGATCACCGAGTCTTCCGGGGCCGTTCCACCCCCGAGATGTCCGTGCTTGGGTGATGCTGCTAAATCCTTGGTGTGCTGCACAATATGGTTGTTCCTCCGAAAGGTGGCGTCAGCGGATTTTTGGTACACTGCTTGCGCACGTTTTCTGTGCGAAAGAGCGTCGTCCCACGTTGGGGGGATGAACCAACACGTAATATTGGAGGATTCGATATGGCACGGGTCAAGAATTGGCCGTTAAAGATCAAACTGCTGGCGGCATTCTCGGTCCTGGCCGCCGTGACCCTGGCGGTCGGCTATGTAGGGATAACTACATCTCAGCAGATCGTTAAAGCTGATATGGAAATGTACGAAGACAAGACCGTCCCGCTGACACACGTATCGAACGCGCGTGAGGCGTTCCACAAGACCCGTCACCAATTATTGGTCCTTGTTCTCGCGAAGACACCGGGGGACCGTCAGGCCCCCCTGGATGCGATCGCCCGGAACGTCGCGGTCTATGAAGCGGCGATGGCAGAATTCGGGAAATCGATGGACTCCGAAACGGGACAGAAACTCTTCAACGCGTACAAGGAAGAGTATGGGGTCTATGCGCCCTTGCGGGAGCTTTTCATCGAGCTTGTGAAGTCGGGCAAGTCGGATGAGGCCTTCGCTCTCATGAAGCGGGAAGGCAACGCGGCCGTCAAGAAACTCGATGAACGGCTTATCTCCTTCCAGGCCCGCAAGGCGGAAGGCGCGCTGGAGCTCCATGAGGAGACAGAAGCTCTTGCGGCACGGGCTGACACCATCATGCTGGTATCGATCGTGGTGGCAGTTCTCCTTTCGGTGGGCCTGGGGATAGCTCTGACGCGCGCGATCGCGCGCCCGGTGAACCAGGTGATCGAGGCGTCAAACGCCGTGGTCCGTGCGAACCGTGAACTCACCGATGCCGCTACCCGGATCGCTGCAGGTGATACGGATGTGCACCTCGGTGAGAGTGCATCACGGATCGGATTGGCGCGTGAGGATGAGATCGGCAAGTTGGGAGCCGTGGTCGATGACCTGGTCGATTCCCAGCAGGCACTCCGGACATCGTTCACAGGAATCGCGGGCACCCTCTCCGAGCTCGTCACGGAGGCCAACACGCTGTCGAAAGCTGCGGTGGATGGCAAGCTGGCCACACGGGGGAATGCCACGAAGTTCCAGGGCGGGTACCGTGACATCGTCCAGGGAGTGAACGACACACTGGATGCGGTGATCGGACCGCTCAACGTTGCGGCCGAATATGTGGACCGGATCTCCAAGGGCGATATCCCGTCGAAGATCACCGACAGCTACAACGGTGACTTCAACGAGATCAAGAACAATCTGAATCAGGCGATCGGGGCTGTCACCGCGCTCGTGGCGGATGCAAACATGCTGTCCAGGGCGGCGGTCGAAGGAAAGCTTGCGACCCGTGCCGATGCATCAAAGCATCAAGGGGATTTCCGCAAGATCGTGCAGGGTGTCAATGAGACGCTGGACGCGGTGATCGGGCCTCTGAACGTGGCCGCAGAGTATGTGGACCGGATCTCCAAGGGCGATATCCCTGCGAAGATCTCGGACAGCTACAATGGCGACTTCAATGAGATCAAGAACAATCTGAACCAGGCGATCGATGCGGTCACCACGCTGGTCACCGACGCGAAGATGTTGTCGCAGGCGGCTGTGGAAGGGAAGCTCGCCACGCGCGCCGAGGCCTCGAAGCACCAGGGCGATTTCCGGAAGATCGTGGAAGGTGTGAACAGCACCCTCGATGCGGTCATCGGTCCTCTCAATGTGGCCGCCGAATACGTGGACAGGATCTCGAAGGGGGACATCCCGGCGAAGATCTCCGACAGCTACAACGGTGATTTCAACGAGATCAAAAACAACCTGAACCGGGCGATCGATGCGGTGAACGCGCTCGTGGCGGATGCCAGAATGCTCGCGGAAGCGGCGATGGAAGGACGGTTGAAGACCCGTGCCGATGCCGCAAAGCACGAAGGCGATTTCCGCAAGATCGTCCAGGGGGTGAACGACACACTGGATGCGGTGATCAAGCCGGTCCAGGAGGGTTCCAGCACGCTGGCCGTGATGGCCACGGGCGATCTGACCGTGCGCATGGCGGGAGACTACCGTGGCGACCTCCAGCTCATCAAAGAGAGCATCAACAAGGTCGGCAGTTCGCTTGCCGATGCTCTCCGCAAGGTGAGTGAGGCCGTGAGTGCCACGGCAACCGCATCGACCCAGATCAGCTCGAGCACGGAAGAGATGGCCGCCGGGGCACACGAGCAGACCAGTCAGGCGGGCGAGGTTGCCAGCGCGGTCGAAGAGATGACCAAGACGATCATGGAGAACTCCAAGAACGCGAGTGTCGCGGCCGACACGGCGAAGCAGGCGCGGGTGAGCGCCGAGCAGGGTGGTCAGGTCGTCGGTGAGACCGTGGACGGCATGCGCCGCATCGCCCAGGTGGTGAACAAGAGCGCACAAACCGTGAAGGAGCTCGGCCGTTCGTCGGATCAGATCGGAGAGATCATCGGGGTCATCGATGACATCGCCGACCAGACGAACCTGCTGGCCCTGAATGCTGCTATCGAAGCCGCGCGTGCCGGGGAACAGGGACGGGGCTTTGCTGTGGTAGCGGACGAGGTGCGGAAGCTCGCCGAACGGACGACAAAGGCGACGAAGGAGATCGCCGGCATGATCAAGAAGATCCAGTCGGACACCACCGGAGCGGTGACGTCGATGGAAGAAGGAACGAACGAAGTGGAACGCGGCATCGAGTTGGCGGACAAGGCGGGAGCCAGTTTGAAGGAGATCGTCGGGGTGAGCCAGAAGGTGACGGACATGGTGACCCAGATCGCCGCGGCCAGCGAAGAGCAGTCGAGCGCAAGCGAAGAGATCTCCAAGAACGTCGAATCCATTTCGAAGGTGACGGGCGAAACGGCGCAGGGCACCCAGCAGATCGCCCGTGCGGCGGAAGGGTTGAACCAGTTGACCAACACCCTGCAGGAACTCATCGGCCAGTTCCGGGTGACCCGTGCAGGCGATCACGGGGGGCGGGAGGCGATCCGCTCCGATGTATCGGTCAAGGAAGATGGCGCCCTTGTGGCCCGGTAATGATGAGCGATCATAGAGATGACAGCATGACCATCAAGGAGGTCGTATGGCAGACGTAGCATCGGTACATCAGGCGAGTGAGACACGGCATGGCAGCGGAGAGGAATTGCTGCAGCTTGTCAGCTTCAATATCGGTGAAGAGGAATTCGGCGTTGATATCCTTCAGGTCCAGGAGATCAACCGGATGCTCGAAGTGACGCGCGTTCCGAATGCCCCCGAGCACGTGGACGGTGTGATCAACCTGCGTGGTAAGGTGATCCCGATCATCGACCTCCGCCGCCGGTTCGGCATGGAGCGCAAGGAGCATGACAAGCATACGCGGATCGTCGTCGTCGAGCTGTGTGGCAAGGTGGTGGGTTTCGTCGTCGATGCGGTGCGTGAGGTCCTGCGCATCCCGCGCAGCGTCACCGAACCTCCCCCGTCCATCGCCGGCAGCGTGAACGAGGAATACATCACCGGCGTGGGCAAGCTCGAAGACCGGCTGTTGATCCTGCTTGACCTCGAGAAGGTGCTCGGAGCGGAAGGCAAGGCGGCCTGACCAGAGGCTCCATGCACAGGTGAAGGGGATGTGCCGGGTGACGGCTGTGTCCCCGCCATCTGGTCCGTGGATCTTCCGGCCGGGAGGTCTCGCCCCGGGCGATGATCTCCGTCGTGGCTCAGATCGTTGCCGGTTCGAGTCTGCAGTCGGGGCAATGGGTCGGTCGGCGCCCACCCACGCGGTGGGCGCCGGTCGGATGGTGCCCCACGGGAGAATGGATCTCCGTTGATGGGGTCATGAAAACAACGCAAGGGACGTTACGATGAACTGGTTCACAAACTTGAAAACGCGCACCAAACTGATGCTCGGGTTTGGCATCGTCACGGTGATCGCCCTGGCACTGGGTGTCGAGGCGGTCAAGACCGTCTCCTGGATGAAGACGGCCGAAGACGATATCTATTCGAACATCATCGTCTCGATCGGCAAGCTGGGGGTTGAGCGGCGTGAATTCATGCGCCTGCGCATGCAGAACGTGCGCCTCCTCGTGGTCGCCCCGGCAGAACGGGCCAACGCCATGGAAGAGCTCGTTGCCCTGGAACGGACGATCGAGAGCGGCCTTGCCGATCTTGCGCGCGATCTTGTTGAGGATCATGAACAGAAGACCCTCCGCGATGGTCAGGATGCCTTCAAGGAATACCGGGCAGCGGGCGCAGCGTACCGGAAGGCGGTGCAGGATGGGCGCATGCAGGAAGCGGCGGCAATGCTGACCGGTGCGTTCAAGGTCAAGGGAGCCGTGGTTGAGAACGTCTACAATACGCTCATCGAAGGGCATATGGCAGAGGCAAAGAGGACCGATGTCGAGTTCGACGAGACAACAGCGGAATCAAGGAACATCGTCATTGCACTCCTCGTCTTCGCGGTGGCATCCAGTCTGGGGCTTGGCATCTTCCTTTCGGGAATGATCAGCAAACCGATCACGCAGGTGGTTCAGACCATCGACAATGCAGACCTTACCACCTCACTGTCTTCGGACCGGAAGGACGAGATCGGGGACCTGTTGCGGGCGTTCGACAAGTTCACGGGGACGATACGGGCGACATTGACCGAAGTGGCAGGGGCCTCGGAAGCCGTGGCAAGTGCCGGGGCCCAGATCTCGGCCGCAACAGAAGAGATGGCGGCCGGTGCCGCCGAACAAAGCGGGCAGGTGAATGAGGTGGCGTCGTCGATGGAAGAGATGGCCCGGACCATCATGGAGAATTCGCAGAGCGCCCAGCAGACCGCACATATGGCAACGGATGCGAAGAATGCCGCGGAGCGTGGCGGCGACGTGATGACGCAGACGATCAACGGCATGCGGCGCATCGCGGATGTCGTGAACAAGTCGGGTGACGCGGTACGCAATCTCGGTTCCTCCAGCGAGCGGATCGGTGAGATCGTTGCGGTGATCGAAGACATCGCCAGCCAGACCAATCTGCTGGCCCTCAATGCGGCGATCGAGGCAGCGCGTGCGGGCGAACAGGGGCGCGGGTTCGCCGTGGTGGCGGATGAGGTACGCAAGCTAGCCGAGCGCACCGCACGCGCGACGAAGGAGATCGCCGGGATGATCAAGGAGATCCAAACCACGACGAGCGAAGCGGTGACGTCGATGGAAGAAGGGCAGGGTGAGGTCACGAACGGCATTCAGCTGGCGGAATCCGCCGGCGTGGCGTTGACCGTGATCGTGACGGAAGCACAGAAGGTGACCGCGATGGTGACGCAGATCGCCAGCGCCTCCGGGGAGCAGTCGAAGGCCGGTGAACTCATCGCGAAGAACGTGGATGGCATCAATGGTGCCATCCAGGAGAACTCCAAGGCCGCCCATCAGATGGCGCAGACGGCTTCCGATCTGAGTCACCTGACCCATCAGTTGCAGGATGCCGTGGGACGGTTCCATTTGTCCAATGCGCGGCCGGGGCAGCATGGGGGGGCGAGGCACTCGTCAGAACATCACTCCGGGGTGGCGGTGCGAACGAACGGTGCTCTTGTCCTTGAAAAGGAAGGCTGACCCATGCGATTCAAAATGTCGGATAAGAAATTAAGCTGGCAGATCAGCGTCCCGATCGCCGCAGGGTCCCTCATCATTGCCGCCGGGGTGTATTTCTGGTTCTCCAGCGTCTTCGCTGAGACGAAGGAAGCTGCCCTTGTGGATCGCGCCCGTGCCATCCTGCTCCAGGCAGAATCGTCACGAGATTTCACTGCCCAGCAGCAGAAGGAAGGCGTCTTCCGCAAGGATATCGCCAACGTGGACCAACTGCTCTACACGGTTCCCGTCGTGGGCGCGATGAAGACCGCCGCGAAGAAAGCAGCGGAGTCAGGGTATACGCTCCGTGTCCCGAAGTTCTCGCCCCGGAACCCGAAGAATATGCCGGATTCCGTGGAGGCGAGCGTGTTGCGCAAGCTGGATGCAGAGAACGCCACCGAGCATTTT includes the following:
- a CDS encoding HAMP domain-containing protein: MSISKRISLIVAAVLTVVLLAMFIVLRMTQEANMMAKARDSVHQSGEVLVRSITSAMGQGVTEVKPLLDKMEGVEDLRELRVLPAEVIKQGGEAAMDSIERMVMRTQKGFVREEDFKGEPIIRSVEPMLSDEGCEACHDTKAGTPLATISMRISMAKHHAAISSERWLVVFTAVPTILLTFFVVTFMVKRQVVKDLALGVGDLRQLALGDLSTNREVTRKDEIGQLSQSIQDLQASLRGKTESAKAIAKGDLSTEVPIASDADVLGQALGEACTALRGLVAEAGMLSHAAVDGKLATRGNAEKFQGGYREIVQGVNDTLDAVIGPLNVAAEYVDRISKGDIPAKITDSYNGDFNEIKNNLNQAIEAVNALVADADLLSKAAVEGKLATRADATKHGGDFRKIVQGVNDTLDAVIGPLNVAAEYVDRISKGDIPAKITDNYNGDFNEIKSNLNQAIDAVNILVADANMLSQAAVLGKLATRADASKHQGDFRKIVQGVNDTLDAVIGPLNVAATYVDRISKGDIPAVITESYNGDFNELKNNLNQAIGAVNALVADARMLAQAAVDGRLATRADASKHQGDFRKIVQGVNDTLDAVIRPVQEGSSTLAVMATGDLTARMLGDYQGDLRLIKESINKVGGSLEEALRKVSEAVSATASASSQISSSTEQMAAGAQEQTSQAGEVATAVEEMTNTILENSKNARIAADTAKQARVSAEAGGKVVGETVEGMRRIAGVVNRSAQTVKELGRSSDQIGEIIGVIDDIADQTNLLALNAAIEAARAGEQGRGFAVVADEVRKLAERTTKATKEIAGMIKKIQADTIGAVQSMEEGTSEVERGIQMADRAGVSLKEIVGVSQKVTDMVTRIAAASEQQSSASEEISKNVEAISKVTSETAQGTQQIAHAAEDLNRLTDNLQNLIGGFKVGSGHGDDPSRGQHSGVAVRENGSLVAG
- a CDS encoding methyl-accepting chemotaxis protein — its product is MARVKNWPLKIKLLAAFSVLAAVTLAVGYVGITTSQQIVKADMEMYEDKTVPLTHVSNAREAFHKTRHQLLVLVLAKTPGDRQAPLDAIARNVAVYEAAMAEFGKSMDSETGQKLFNAYKEEYGVYAPLRELFIELVKSGKSDEAFALMKREGNAAVKKLDERLISFQARKAEGALELHEETEALAARADTIMLVSIVVAVLLSVGLGIALTRAIARPVNQVIEASNAVVRANRELTDAATRIAAGDTDVHLGESASRIGLAREDEIGKLGAVVDDLVDSQQALRTSFTGIAGTLSELVTEANTLSKAAVDGKLATRGNATKFQGGYRDIVQGVNDTLDAVIGPLNVAAEYVDRISKGDIPSKITDSYNGDFNEIKNNLNQAIGAVTALVADANMLSRAAVEGKLATRADASKHQGDFRKIVQGVNETLDAVIGPLNVAAEYVDRISKGDIPAKISDSYNGDFNEIKNNLNQAIDAVTTLVTDAKMLSQAAVEGKLATRAEASKHQGDFRKIVEGVNSTLDAVIGPLNVAAEYVDRISKGDIPAKISDSYNGDFNEIKNNLNRAIDAVNALVADARMLAEAAMEGRLKTRADAAKHEGDFRKIVQGVNDTLDAVIKPVQEGSSTLAVMATGDLTVRMAGDYRGDLQLIKESINKVGSSLADALRKVSEAVSATATASTQISSSTEEMAAGAHEQTSQAGEVASAVEEMTKTIMENSKNASVAADTAKQARVSAEQGGQVVGETVDGMRRIAQVVNKSAQTVKELGRSSDQIGEIIGVIDDIADQTNLLALNAAIEAARAGEQGRGFAVVADEVRKLAERTTKATKEIAGMIKKIQSDTTGAVTSMEEGTNEVERGIELADKAGASLKEIVGVSQKVTDMVTQIAAASEEQSSASEEISKNVESISKVTGETAQGTQQIARAAEGLNQLTNTLQELIGQFRVTRAGDHGGREAIRSDVSVKEDGALVAR
- a CDS encoding chemotaxis protein CheW — protein: MADVASVHQASETRHGSGEELLQLVSFNIGEEEFGVDILQVQEINRMLEVTRVPNAPEHVDGVINLRGKVIPIIDLRRRFGMERKEHDKHTRIVVVELCGKVVGFVVDAVREVLRIPRSVTEPPPSIAGSVNEEYITGVGKLEDRLLILLDLEKVLGAEGKAA
- a CDS encoding methyl-accepting chemotaxis protein, encoding MNWFTNLKTRTKLMLGFGIVTVIALALGVEAVKTVSWMKTAEDDIYSNIIVSIGKLGVERREFMRLRMQNVRLLVVAPAERANAMEELVALERTIESGLADLARDLVEDHEQKTLRDGQDAFKEYRAAGAAYRKAVQDGRMQEAAAMLTGAFKVKGAVVENVYNTLIEGHMAEAKRTDVEFDETTAESRNIVIALLVFAVASSLGLGIFLSGMISKPITQVVQTIDNADLTTSLSSDRKDEIGDLLRAFDKFTGTIRATLTEVAGASEAVASAGAQISAATEEMAAGAAEQSGQVNEVASSMEEMARTIMENSQSAQQTAHMATDAKNAAERGGDVMTQTINGMRRIADVVNKSGDAVRNLGSSSERIGEIVAVIEDIASQTNLLALNAAIEAARAGEQGRGFAVVADEVRKLAERTARATKEIAGMIKEIQTTTSEAVTSMEEGQGEVTNGIQLAESAGVALTVIVTEAQKVTAMVTQIASASGEQSKAGELIAKNVDGINGAIQENSKAAHQMAQTASDLSHLTHQLQDAVGRFHLSNARPGQHGGARHSSEHHSGVAVRTNGALVLEKEG